In a genomic window of Myotis daubentonii chromosome X, mMyoDau2.1, whole genome shotgun sequence:
- the LOC132223860 gene encoding small integral membrane protein 10-like protein 2A → MAASAALSAAAAAAALSGLAVRLSRLAGARASYGAFCKGLTRTLLTFFDLAWRLRMNFPYFYIVASVMFNVRLQVRIE, encoded by the coding sequence ATGGCGGCATCCGCAGCTCTGTCAGCTGCTGCGGCGGCAGCGGCCCTATCCGGTCTGGCGGTGCGACTTTCCCGCTTGGCAGGGGCCCGCGCCTCCTATGGCGCCTTCTGCAAGGGGCTCACGCGCACGCTGCTCACCTTCTTTGACCTGGCCTGGCGGCTGCGCATGAACTTCCCCTACTTCTACATCGTGGCCTCCGTGATGTTCAACGTCCGCCTGCAGGTGAGGATCGAGTGA